In Streptomyces sp. SN-593, a single genomic region encodes these proteins:
- the glgA gene encoding glycogen synthase, translating to MKVALLTREYPPDVYGGAGVHVEFLARELRPLVDLDVHCWGEGNTAGVFRHRAPAGLDGANDALRTFAVDLQMSAALGDRDLVHSHTWYANLAGHFGKLLHGIPHVLTAHSLEPLRPWKAEQLGGGYALSSWAERTAMESADAVVAVSDGMRGDILSCYPGLDPDRVHVVRNGIDTTTYRADPRTDALARLGIDPARPYVLFVGRITRQKGVPHLLRAARAIDPAAQLVLCAGAPDTPALDREFRSLFDELSSVRDGVHWIPAMLPRPAVVQLLTHAAVFVCPSVYEPLGIVNLEAMACGTAVVASAVGGIPEVVEDGETGLLVPYREGHAEEFEAGLTRALDRVLGDPAGAARMGEAGRLRAVREFGWDAVARRTADLYEAVAKAGTA from the coding sequence ATGAAGGTCGCACTGCTGACCCGGGAGTACCCCCCGGACGTCTACGGCGGGGCCGGTGTGCACGTCGAGTTCCTCGCCCGCGAGCTGCGCCCGCTGGTCGACCTCGACGTGCACTGCTGGGGCGAGGGGAACACCGCGGGCGTCTTCCGCCACCGCGCCCCGGCCGGCCTCGACGGCGCCAACGACGCGCTGCGCACCTTCGCCGTGGACCTCCAGATGTCCGCCGCGCTCGGCGACCGGGACCTGGTGCACTCCCACACCTGGTACGCCAACCTCGCCGGCCACTTCGGCAAGCTCCTGCACGGCATCCCGCACGTGCTCACCGCCCACTCGTTGGAACCGCTGCGCCCGTGGAAGGCCGAGCAGCTCGGCGGCGGCTACGCCCTGTCGAGTTGGGCCGAGCGCACCGCGATGGAGTCGGCCGACGCCGTGGTCGCGGTCTCCGACGGCATGCGCGGCGACATCCTGTCCTGCTACCCGGGCCTCGACCCCGACCGGGTGCACGTGGTGCGCAACGGCATCGACACCACCACCTACCGGGCCGACCCGCGCACCGACGCCCTGGCCCGCCTCGGCATCGACCCGGCCCGGCCCTACGTGCTGTTCGTCGGCCGGATCACCCGGCAGAAGGGCGTGCCGCACCTGCTGCGCGCCGCCCGCGCGATCGATCCCGCCGCGCAACTCGTGCTGTGCGCCGGCGCGCCCGACACCCCCGCGCTGGACCGGGAGTTCCGGTCGCTCTTCGACGAGCTCAGCTCGGTGCGCGACGGGGTGCACTGGATACCGGCGATGCTGCCGCGCCCCGCGGTGGTGCAACTGCTCACCCACGCGGCGGTGTTCGTCTGCCCGTCGGTGTACGAGCCGCTGGGGATCGTCAACCTGGAGGCCATGGCCTGCGGTACGGCGGTGGTCGCCTCGGCGGTCGGCGGCATACCCGAGGTCGTCGAGGACGGCGAGACCGGGCTGCTGGTGCCCTACCGGGAGGGCCACGCCGAGGAGTTCGAGGCCGGTCTGACCCGGGCCCTGGACCGGGTGCTCGGCGACCCGGCGGGCGCGGCGCGCATGGGGGAGGCGGGGCGGCTGCGCGCGGTGCGCGAGTTCGGCTGGGACGCCGTCGCCCGCAGGACCGCGGACCTGTACGAGGCGGTCGCGAAGGCCGGCACCGCCTAG
- a CDS encoding GNAT family N-acetyltransferase — translation MTTPHPPAPLPLRAGERLALALAREEMMQDYHRWETDPATVVGFGARWPVSWEVFRARFLSSHTSRHYQLFEVVTTEGAVPVGTTSLNVDQAVNTAELTLVIAPEHRGRGYAAEATALTLDWAFSIASLSAVWLEVLAPHTAAVNAYLKAGFRTAGRLRSAALWQGRRVDKLFLDCVPDDLAEKR, via the coding sequence ATGACCACCCCCCACCCCCCCGCACCTCTGCCGCTGCGCGCAGGAGAGCGGTTGGCACTGGCGCTGGCGAGAGAAGAGATGATGCAGGACTACCACCGGTGGGAGACCGACCCGGCGACGGTCGTCGGGTTCGGCGCCCGCTGGCCGGTGTCCTGGGAGGTGTTCCGGGCCCGGTTCCTGAGCAGTCACACCTCGCGGCACTACCAGCTCTTCGAAGTGGTCACCACGGAGGGCGCGGTGCCGGTCGGCACCACCTCCCTCAACGTCGACCAGGCGGTCAACACCGCCGAACTCACCCTGGTGATCGCCCCGGAGCACCGCGGCCGGGGCTACGCGGCCGAAGCCACCGCACTCACGCTGGACTGGGCGTTCTCCATCGCGTCGCTGAGCGCGGTGTGGTTGGAGGTGCTGGCCCCGCACACCGCCGCGGTCAACGCCTACCTCAAGGCCGGTTTCCGCACCGCCGGCCGGCTGCGCAGCGCGGCGCTGTGGCAGGGCCGGCGGGTGGACAAGCTGTTCCTGGACTGCGTGCCCGACGACCTGGCAGAAAAGAGGTGA
- a CDS encoding acetylxylan esterase yields the protein MAQFDMPIEQLRTYRSESVEPPDFDRFWADTLAQARGHDLAARFEPVATALRTVDTFDVEFSGFDGHRIKGWFTVPAGAREPLPVVVEFIGYGGGRGLPHERLTWASAGYAHFLMDTRGQGGSWSTGDTPDPVGSGSATPGFLTRGITDRDEFYYRRVITDGVRAVEAARTHPLADASRTVVTGVSQGGGLSIAVGGLVPDLVAVAPDVPFLCDLPRAVRITDAFPYREVASYLSTHRPERERAFGTLAYFDNVHFAARGRAPALFSTALLDATCPPSTVFAAFNGYGHEDRTIEVYDFNGHEGGGAHHEALRLEWLPKYL from the coding sequence ATGGCCCAGTTCGACATGCCGATAGAGCAGCTCAGGACGTACCGCAGCGAGTCGGTCGAGCCACCGGACTTCGACCGCTTCTGGGCCGACACCCTGGCGCAGGCCCGCGGCCACGACCTGGCCGCGCGGTTCGAGCCGGTCGCGACGGCGCTGCGGACCGTGGACACCTTCGACGTGGAGTTCTCCGGCTTCGACGGGCACCGGATCAAGGGCTGGTTCACGGTGCCGGCCGGTGCCCGTGAACCTCTGCCGGTGGTGGTGGAGTTCATCGGGTACGGCGGCGGGCGCGGCCTGCCGCACGAGCGCCTGACCTGGGCCTCCGCGGGGTACGCGCACTTCCTGATGGACACCCGCGGGCAGGGCGGCTCCTGGTCGACCGGCGACACCCCCGACCCGGTGGGCTCGGGTTCGGCGACCCCCGGCTTCCTGACCCGCGGCATCACCGACCGCGACGAGTTCTACTACCGCCGGGTGATCACCGACGGCGTGCGCGCGGTGGAGGCGGCCCGTACCCACCCGCTGGCCGACGCCTCCCGCACGGTGGTGACCGGCGTCAGCCAGGGCGGCGGGCTGAGCATCGCGGTCGGCGGCCTGGTGCCCGACCTCGTCGCGGTCGCGCCCGACGTGCCGTTCCTGTGCGACCTGCCGCGGGCAGTCCGGATCACCGACGCGTTCCCCTACCGCGAGGTCGCGTCCTACCTGTCCACCCACCGCCCCGAGCGCGAGCGGGCCTTCGGCACCCTCGCCTACTTCGACAACGTGCACTTCGCCGCCCGCGGCCGGGCGCCCGCGCTGTTCTCCACCGCCCTGCTGGACGCGACCTGCCCGCCCTCCACGGTCTTCGCCGCGTTCAACGGCTACGGCCACGAGGACCGCACCATCGAGGTCTACGACTTCAACGGCCACGAGGGCGGCGGCGCCCACCACGAGGCCCTGCGCCTGGAGTGGCTGCCGAAGTACCTCTGA
- a CDS encoding SigB/SigF/SigG family RNA polymerase sigma factor, producing the protein MRQAGSAHQEAPGGLPWIEDATAVAPQDARVLSKLFFDRLQELEEGTHAYSYARNTLIEMNLALVHFAAGRYRNRPGTDREEIIQVGTIGLIKAIDRFDLSRETEFTTFAIPYIVGEMKRFFRDTSWAVHVPRRLQELRVELSKAKEHLALLLDRDPTVPELAAHLELTENEVLEGLVAANGYTAGSLDIPWSDSDAGPDSDGRTLADTIGDCDPTMELIENLGSLAPLVAELSDRDRDLLRMRFVEEMTQSQIGEVLGYSQMHVSRLLSRIVKKLRAGMLVQ; encoded by the coding sequence CTGCGGCAGGCGGGTTCGGCCCACCAGGAGGCGCCCGGCGGGCTCCCCTGGATCGAAGACGCGACCGCGGTTGCCCCGCAGGACGCGCGCGTGCTCTCGAAACTCTTCTTCGACCGACTCCAGGAACTGGAGGAGGGGACCCACGCCTACAGCTACGCCCGGAACACCCTGATCGAGATGAACCTGGCGCTGGTGCACTTCGCGGCCGGCCGCTACCGGAACCGCCCGGGCACCGACCGGGAGGAGATCATCCAGGTCGGCACGATCGGGCTGATCAAGGCGATCGACCGGTTCGACCTGTCCCGGGAGACGGAGTTCACCACCTTCGCGATCCCGTACATCGTCGGCGAGATGAAGCGGTTCTTCCGCGACACCTCGTGGGCGGTGCACGTGCCGCGGCGGCTCCAGGAGCTGCGGGTCGAGCTGAGCAAGGCGAAGGAGCACCTGGCGCTGCTGCTCGACCGCGACCCCACGGTGCCGGAGCTGGCCGCCCACCTGGAACTGACCGAGAACGAGGTGCTGGAGGGCCTGGTCGCGGCGAACGGCTACACCGCCGGATCGCTCGACATCCCCTGGTCCGACAGCGACGCGGGTCCCGACAGCGACGGCCGCACCCTCGCCGACACCATCGGCGACTGCGACCCGACGATGGAGCTGATCGAGAACCTGGGCAGCCTGGCGCCGCTGGTCGCCGAACTCTCCGACCGCGACCGCGACCTGCTGCGGATGCGCTTCGTGGAGGAGATGACCCAGTCCCAGATCGGCGAGGTGCTGGGATACTCCCAGATGCACGTCTCCCGGTTGCTGAGCCGGATCGTGAAGAAGCTGCGCGCGGGCATGCTGGTGCAGTAG
- a CDS encoding MFS transporter, with protein MATSAPDPSPVDGRTITTDVPARLDRLPWSRWHWMIVVGLGTVWILDGLEVTIVGNIAGRLSEPGSGLSITSSQITGLAAALYVTGACVGALFFGWLTDRFGRRKLFMVTLAVYLGATAMTALSFAPWWFFTFRFLTGFGIGGEYAAINSAIDELIPSKYRGRVDLSINGSYWLGAIGGSLLSIVALNTGVFAKDVGWRLTFALGVVLGLVILLVRRHVPESPRWQFIHGYGDEADQLVSDVERQVEAEKGTRLPRADREMAIHQRRSIGFGLIAKTVFLKYPRRATLGLSLFIGQAFLYNAITFGFGTILITFYGVDSGHTGYYFAVIAAGNLCGAVLLSPLFDLVGRRIMISGTYLLSGVLLFLTAWLFHRGSLDATTLTVCWCVVLFFASAGASSAYLTVSEIFPMETRAMAIAFFYAVGTAAGGITGPLVFSDLTSSGKVGDTVLAFCIGAALMCAGGLVAAVFAVNAEQKSLEDIATPLSSAGPATAASPTGTPRASSGPA; from the coding sequence ATGGCGACGTCCGCCCCGGACCCGTCCCCGGTCGACGGCCGCACGATCACCACCGATGTGCCGGCCAGACTCGACCGGCTGCCGTGGTCGCGCTGGCACTGGATGATCGTGGTCGGCCTGGGCACGGTCTGGATCCTCGACGGCCTGGAAGTCACCATCGTCGGCAACATCGCCGGGCGGCTGTCCGAGCCCGGCTCCGGGCTGTCCATCACGTCCTCGCAGATCACCGGGCTCGCGGCCGCCCTCTACGTGACCGGCGCGTGTGTCGGCGCGCTCTTCTTCGGGTGGCTGACGGACCGGTTCGGCCGCAGGAAGCTGTTCATGGTGACCCTCGCGGTGTACCTGGGCGCCACCGCGATGACCGCGCTGTCCTTCGCGCCGTGGTGGTTCTTCACCTTCCGCTTCCTGACCGGCTTCGGCATCGGCGGGGAGTACGCGGCGATCAACTCCGCGATCGACGAGCTGATCCCGTCGAAGTACCGCGGCCGGGTGGACCTGAGCATCAACGGCAGCTACTGGCTCGGCGCGATCGGCGGTTCGCTGCTGTCCATCGTGGCGCTGAACACCGGCGTCTTCGCCAAGGACGTCGGCTGGCGGCTGACCTTCGCGCTCGGCGTGGTGCTCGGCCTGGTCATCCTGCTGGTGCGCCGGCACGTGCCGGAGAGCCCGCGCTGGCAGTTCATCCACGGCTACGGCGACGAGGCCGACCAGCTCGTCTCCGACGTCGAGCGGCAGGTCGAGGCGGAGAAGGGGACCCGGCTGCCGCGCGCCGACCGCGAGATGGCCATCCACCAGCGCCGGAGCATCGGCTTCGGACTGATCGCGAAGACCGTCTTCCTGAAGTACCCCAGGCGCGCCACGCTCGGCCTGTCCCTGTTCATCGGGCAGGCGTTCCTCTACAACGCCATCACCTTCGGGTTCGGCACGATCCTCATCACCTTCTACGGCGTCGACTCCGGCCACACCGGCTACTACTTCGCGGTGATCGCCGCCGGCAACCTGTGCGGCGCGGTGCTGCTCAGCCCGCTCTTCGACCTCGTCGGCCGGCGGATCATGATCAGCGGGACGTACCTGCTGTCCGGCGTCCTGCTCTTCCTCACCGCGTGGCTGTTCCACCGCGGCTCGCTGGACGCCACCACGCTGACCGTCTGCTGGTGCGTGGTGCTCTTCTTCGCCTCGGCCGGGGCCAGCAGCGCCTACCTGACGGTGTCGGAGATCTTCCCGATGGAGACCCGCGCGATGGCGATCGCCTTCTTCTACGCGGTCGGTACGGCGGCCGGCGGCATCACCGGCCCGCTGGTCTTCTCCGACCTCACCTCCTCGGGGAAGGTGGGCGACACCGTGCTGGCGTTCTGCATCGGCGCGGCCCTGATGTGCGCGGGCGGGCTGGTGGCGGCGGTCTTCGCGGTCAACGCCGAGCAGAAGTCCCTGGAGGACATCGCGACGCCGCTCTCCTCGGCCGGCCCGGCGACGGCGGCGTCGCCGACCGGCACGCCGCGGGCGTCGAGCGGTCCGGCGTGA
- a CDS encoding glycoside hydrolase family 3 protein produces MRRGALVAGLLVAVAGCGNGQPSPGSTTSDATSASSSAGSGSPTTSGSTSASPSRTTTAAPPPTTSQQPTTTSAASCVDRAYNAMTSAQRVGQLFMTAVSSTGMTTAQAQAITAGRTGSVFLQGRTTQGTAAVKAVTAKVRALASPVRGVSLGMFVSTDQEGGQVQVLNGPGFSTIPSAVTQGTRSAATLQSDAATWGRQLASAGVNMNLAPVADTVPADQVAVNAPIGKLDREYGTDPSTVASHSTAFLRGMRQAGVVPSIKHFPGLGRSSGNTDFTAGVTDSVTTTDDAYLQPFRAGIQAGTPFVMVSSAIYTRIDPDHQAAFSSAVIRTLLRGKLGFKGAVISDDLGNAAAVADHTPAQRAVDFITAGGDVVLTVRPSDIAPMTSAVLSRMSASSSFRADVAASVRRVLTAKHNAGVLTCG; encoded by the coding sequence ATGCGCCGCGGGGCGCTCGTGGCGGGCCTGCTCGTGGCCGTCGCCGGCTGCGGAAACGGCCAGCCGTCGCCCGGCTCGACCACCTCCGACGCGACGTCCGCGTCGTCGTCGGCCGGCAGCGGCAGCCCCACGACGTCGGGCAGCACGTCCGCGAGCCCGTCGCGCACCACCACGGCGGCGCCGCCGCCCACCACCTCGCAGCAGCCGACGACCACGTCGGCGGCGAGCTGCGTGGACCGGGCGTACAACGCGATGACGAGCGCCCAGCGGGTCGGCCAGCTCTTCATGACCGCGGTCTCCAGCACCGGCATGACGACAGCCCAGGCGCAGGCGATCACGGCCGGCAGGACGGGCTCGGTCTTCCTCCAGGGCCGCACCACGCAGGGCACCGCCGCCGTGAAGGCGGTCACCGCCAAGGTGCGCGCCCTGGCCTCCCCCGTGCGGGGCGTGTCGCTGGGGATGTTCGTCTCCACCGACCAGGAGGGCGGCCAGGTCCAGGTGCTCAACGGGCCCGGCTTCAGCACCATCCCCAGCGCGGTGACGCAGGGCACGCGGTCCGCCGCGACCCTCCAGTCCGACGCCGCCACGTGGGGCCGCCAACTGGCCTCCGCCGGGGTCAACATGAACCTCGCGCCCGTCGCGGACACCGTCCCGGCGGACCAGGTGGCGGTGAACGCGCCGATCGGCAAGCTGGACCGGGAGTACGGCACCGACCCCTCGACGGTCGCCTCGCACAGCACCGCGTTCCTGCGCGGCATGCGCCAGGCCGGCGTGGTGCCGTCCATCAAGCACTTCCCGGGCCTGGGCCGTTCCAGCGGCAACACCGACTTCACCGCGGGCGTCACCGACTCGGTGACCACGACCGACGACGCGTACCTCCAGCCCTTCCGGGCCGGCATCCAGGCGGGCACGCCGTTCGTGATGGTCTCCTCGGCGATCTATACCCGGATCGACCCTGACCACCAGGCCGCCTTCTCCTCGGCCGTGATCCGCACGCTGCTGCGCGGCAAGCTCGGCTTCAAGGGCGCGGTCATCTCCGACGACCTGGGGAACGCCGCCGCCGTCGCCGACCACACCCCGGCGCAGCGCGCGGTGGACTTCATCACGGCCGGCGGCGACGTGGTGCTGACCGTCCGGCCCAGCGACATCGCCCCGATGACCTCGGCGGTGCTCAGCCGGATGTCGGCCAGTTCCTCGTTCCGCGCCGACGTGGCGGCGAGCGTACGCCGGGTACTGACCGCCAAGCACAACGCGGGCGTGCTGACCTGCGGCTGA
- a CDS encoding EfeM/EfeO family lipoprotein, with translation MPAEPAPEPEPVPAAGAEADANADADAHRESAPEGGAPAGETAAVPPDGVTPAAGPAGPERRPADRQGPGPDAAAGDDAPARAAEDTDTAEDDTDAHTETASGPEPGAGARADTGTGTGTDARTDSDGDTDTRTGGDADTGTAACATADTGALTETASSPEPGAGARADTDTDTDTDTSTNARTAPNGDTRTRTDWDADTGTAARAAADTGALTGPENDTDGDTRTRTGGDADTGVAAMLSGADTPAEPRRRAARGWTVAGAAVAVAAAVTAGVLAAGGGRGATHPATATAPDGLRHTAVDVSTSTCGRGWGAAQRPRAGTQAFDLHNSAANATEVYLKDPATGRLYAEIEGLAPGATRSMVVDLGSGRYAFECQQEDTDAVTGPTVTVPGKVPQGPSSLPVTVHDLIPPTLDYQRWIKARMAELSTDTAALTSDIDHGDLAAARRDWLTGHLVYERMGAAYDTFGDADGVINGTTAIGQNPSADPDFTGFHRIEYGLWHGASAASLRGQAATLDKAVKALTSQWATQQMDPANMGLRAHEIIENAEQFELTARTDYGSGTNLATASANIDGTREILAELRPLLAARDSGLAQLDASLDRAQTYLASLDHDGRWTPVAGLTRAQREQVDADFGDLLERLAPVAAIFDVRRTV, from the coding sequence GTGCCCGCCGAACCCGCACCCGAACCCGAACCCGTCCCGGCGGCCGGCGCCGAGGCCGACGCCAACGCTGACGCCGACGCCCACCGCGAGTCCGCGCCCGAGGGCGGTGCGCCGGCGGGCGAGACGGCTGCCGTGCCGCCCGACGGCGTAACGCCGGCGGCCGGACCGGCCGGACCGGAGCGGCGGCCCGCCGACCGGCAGGGCCCCGGCCCGGACGCGGCGGCCGGGGACGACGCGCCCGCCCGCGCCGCCGAGGACACCGACACCGCTGAGGACGACACCGACGCCCACACCGAGACCGCATCCGGCCCCGAACCCGGCGCGGGTGCGCGCGCCGACACCGGGACCGGCACCGGCACCGATGCCCGCACGGACTCGGACGGAGACACCGACACCCGCACCGGCGGGGACGCCGACACCGGTACGGCCGCCTGTGCCACTGCCGACACCGGCGCCCTCACCGAGACCGCGTCCAGCCCCGAACCCGGCGCAGGTGCGCGCGCCGACACCGACACCGACACCGACACCGACACCAGCACTAATGCCCGTACGGCCCCGAACGGCGACACCCGCACCCGCACCGACTGGGACGCCGACACCGGTACGGCCGCCCGTGCCGCTGCCGACACCGGGGCCCTCACCGGCCCGGAGAACGACACGGACGGCGACACCCGCACCCGCACCGGCGGGGACGCCGACACCGGCGTCGCCGCCATGCTCTCCGGCGCGGACACCCCCGCCGAGCCCCGCCGGCGCGCCGCGCGCGGCTGGACCGTGGCCGGCGCAGCCGTCGCCGTCGCCGCCGCGGTCACCGCGGGCGTCCTGGCCGCCGGGGGCGGCCGCGGCGCCACGCACCCGGCGACCGCGACGGCCCCGGACGGCCTCCGGCACACCGCCGTCGACGTCTCGACGAGCACCTGCGGCCGGGGCTGGGGCGCCGCGCAGCGGCCCCGCGCCGGAACGCAGGCGTTCGACCTGCACAACTCCGCCGCGAACGCCACCGAGGTCTACCTCAAGGACCCCGCGACCGGAAGGCTGTACGCGGAGATCGAGGGGCTGGCCCCGGGCGCGACCCGGTCGATGGTCGTGGACCTCGGCAGCGGGCGGTACGCGTTCGAGTGCCAGCAGGAGGACACCGACGCGGTCACCGGCCCCACCGTGACGGTCCCGGGCAAGGTCCCGCAGGGACCGTCCTCCCTCCCGGTCACGGTGCACGACCTGATCCCGCCGACCCTGGACTACCAGAGGTGGATCAAGGCCCGGATGGCCGAACTCTCCACCGACACCGCTGCGTTGACGTCCGACATCGACCACGGTGACCTGGCCGCCGCCCGCCGCGACTGGCTCACCGGCCACCTCGTCTACGAGCGGATGGGCGCGGCCTACGACACGTTCGGCGACGCGGACGGCGTGATCAACGGCACCACGGCGATCGGCCAGAACCCGTCCGCCGACCCGGACTTCACCGGTTTCCACCGGATCGAGTACGGGCTGTGGCACGGGGCGTCCGCGGCGTCCCTGCGCGGGCAGGCGGCGACGCTCGACAAGGCCGTGAAGGCACTCACGTCGCAGTGGGCCACGCAGCAGATGGATCCGGCGAACATGGGCCTGCGCGCGCACGAGATCATCGAGAACGCCGAGCAGTTCGAGCTGACCGCCCGCACCGACTACGGCAGCGGCACCAACCTGGCCACCGCGTCGGCGAACATCGACGGCACCCGGGAGATCCTGGCGGAGCTGCGCCCGCTGCTGGCCGCCCGTGACTCCGGACTCGCGCAGCTCGACGCCTCGCTCGACCGCGCCCAGACCTACCTCGCGTCCCTCGACCACGACGGCAGGTGGACGCCGGTGGCCGGACTGACCCGCGCCCAGCGCGAGCAGGTCGACGCCGACTTCGGCGACCTGCTGGAACGACTCGCCCCGGTGGCGGCGATCTTCGACGTACGGAGGACGGTATGA
- the efeB gene encoding iron uptake transporter deferrochelatase/peroxidase subunit, translating to MTTDTHGPAGGELRRRGFLRGAAVGVGAVGAVAGGAAALAGSSAAAATPAPAAGQAAPFHGPHQAGITQAVQASSVFLSFDVTAADRRELVELLHTVTERARFLTSGGTPAALGITDSPSDSGTLGPRVPGDGLTVTTGVGASLFDDRFGLADRKPLRLTTMPAFEDDDLQPDWCHGDLSLQLSAPHPDTVLHALRDIARHTRGGMQVRWRMDGFTSPPRPSGTPRNHLGFKDGTANPDITDPAVAKRLLWTGGGGEPAWTSGGSYQVVRLIRMLVEFWDRVSITEQERMFGRARDTGAPLDGAGEFDTPKYAQDPMGDVIPLDSHIRVANPRTAKTDDSRILRRGYNYDRGMDNDGNLDMGLIFVCYQQDLERQFAAVQKRLAGEPLVDYITPFGGGYFFALPGVRDRGDWLGSTLLA from the coding sequence ATGACGACCGACACCCACGGCCCGGCCGGCGGCGAGCTGCGGCGGCGCGGTTTCCTGCGCGGCGCGGCGGTCGGCGTCGGGGCCGTCGGCGCGGTGGCGGGCGGCGCGGCCGCGCTGGCCGGATCGAGCGCGGCGGCCGCGACGCCGGCGCCGGCCGCCGGGCAGGCGGCGCCGTTCCACGGCCCGCACCAGGCCGGCATCACCCAGGCCGTCCAGGCGTCCAGCGTGTTCCTGTCCTTCGACGTCACCGCGGCCGACCGGCGCGAGCTGGTCGAGTTGCTGCACACCGTCACCGAGCGGGCCCGGTTCCTGACCTCCGGCGGGACCCCGGCGGCGCTGGGCATCACCGACTCGCCCTCGGACAGCGGCACGCTCGGCCCGCGGGTGCCCGGCGACGGGCTGACGGTCACCACCGGGGTCGGCGCGTCGCTCTTCGACGACCGGTTCGGGCTGGCGGACCGCAAGCCGCTGCGGCTGACCACGATGCCGGCGTTCGAGGACGACGACCTGCAACCGGACTGGTGCCACGGCGACCTGAGCCTCCAGCTCAGCGCCCCGCACCCGGACACCGTGCTGCACGCACTGCGCGACATCGCCCGGCACACCCGCGGCGGCATGCAGGTGCGCTGGCGGATGGACGGCTTCACCAGCCCGCCCCGCCCCAGCGGCACCCCCCGCAACCACCTCGGCTTCAAGGACGGCACCGCCAACCCGGACATCACCGACCCGGCCGTCGCGAAGCGGCTGCTGTGGACCGGCGGGGGCGGCGAGCCGGCCTGGACGTCCGGAGGGTCGTACCAGGTGGTGCGGCTGATCCGGATGCTGGTGGAGTTCTGGGACCGGGTCTCCATCACCGAGCAGGAGCGGATGTTCGGCCGGGCCCGGGACACCGGCGCGCCGCTGGACGGCGCGGGCGAGTTCGACACGCCGAAGTACGCGCAGGACCCGATGGGCGACGTGATCCCGCTGGACAGCCACATCAGGGTGGCCAACCCGCGCACCGCGAAGACCGACGACTCCCGCATCCTGCGCCGCGGCTACAACTACGACCGGGGCATGGACAACGACGGCAACCTCGACATGGGGCTGATCTTCGTCTGCTACCAGCAGGACCTGGAGCGGCAGTTCGCCGCGGTGCAGAAGCGGCTGGCGGGCGAACCGCTGGTGGACTACATCACACCGTTCGGCGGCGGCTACTTCTTCGCGCTGCCGGGCGTGCGGGACCGCGGCGACTGGCTCGGCAGCACCCTGCTGGCCTGA